A part of Salvelinus alpinus chromosome 23, SLU_Salpinus.1, whole genome shotgun sequence genomic DNA contains:
- the LOC139550307 gene encoding transcriptional repressor p66 alpha-like isoform X4: MSEEAVRQTRSQKRALGREISPHDSEAPPTQSDSKKLKLDGAETGDPDQDHESPNKPQPEPQPETTKDDQDLVKPLVKPVVQPEKAMEPELPRLTLPLVLPSHPAQEQEQEQDRAPKQSEQSLENRTERNDRGDQVKVKSEMHLDGQNRTVLSEPKVASSMMTSTEVKATIKVEVQTGEQALDMSTSRGAIKREPRPPSPDDDDDDDDVIVLSDNDSCSPPMNGLNHFKELDTVLLMKSRPEERDRIIKQLKEELRLEEAKLVLLKKLRQSQTQKDALQKVWTHAAKPSGLSGSAAPPSLIRGSIAASKGSQQVGSGRSSGTVIPPPLVRGGQQISSKHGSHNSQIIMPPLVRGAQIQSLRQQQQQQLSGSGSGSSGPPPLLLAPRANVPGSQAQRGLMQSGLIRVGNVNNASLLVNISQASPTNMKGSSISSQSGNNSVSVVNVNDSPAARQAAAKLALRKQLEKTLLEIPPPKPPAPELNFLPSAANNEFIYLVGLEDVVQNLLDSMMRAKTGLPPVKPAIKEPFTCIQCSTDFTCRWRQDKAKGGTILCADCMSSNQKKALKAEHTNRLKAAFVKALQQEQEIEQRILQQAASPVSHTPSSSSSSSSSPSVKVEHLMSQQLKQVQAQARVSSLQHHHHHQQQNRGQSIARHHSNIKQSPQGQLSRSGIPSVGVRGVSHSFSSSSSQLQSAVAAAALVSRPGKHAHVRPAAQGSKGSSSGNSSRGSAQATAWRKQNINTGVTMAYVNPSLSVHKTSSTVDARQREYLLDMIPSRPISQTANTWK, from the exons ATGTCTGAGGAGGCTGTTCGTCAGACACGCAGCCAGAAGAGGGCGCTGGGGAGGGAAATCTCACCCCATGATTCTGAAGCACCTCCCACTCAGTCTGACAGCAAAAAGCTCAAACTAGACGGGGCCGAGACTGGAGATCCGGACCAGGATCATGAGAGCCCAAATAAACCACAACCAGAACCACAACCCGAAACAACAAAGGATGACCAGGACCTGGTTAAACCTCTGGTCAAGCCTGTGGTCCAGCCTGAGAAGGCAATGGAACCAGAACTACCCCGATTAACATTACCGTTAGTGTTACCATCACACCCGGCGcaagagcaagagcaagagcaGGACCGGGCCCCGAAACAGTCAGAACAGAGCTTAGAGAACCGGACTGAGCGGAATGACCGCGGCGACCAGGTAAAGGTGAAGAGTGAGATGCATCTAGATGGGCAGAACCGGACTGTGCTGTCAGAACCAAAGGTGGCCAGCAGCATGATGACGTCAACGGAGGTGAAGGCTACCATTAAAGTGGAGGTCCAGACAGGAGAGCAGGCTCTGGACATGAGCACCTCTAGAGG CGCCATAAAGAGGGAGCCGCGTCCCCCGTccccagatgatgatgatgatgatgatgatgtcattGTCCTGTCAGATAACGACTCCTGCAGTCCGCCGATGAACGGTTTGAATCACTTCAAGGAGCTGGACACAGTCCTACTCATG AAGAGCAGGCCAGAGGAGAGGGATCGCATCATCAAACAGTTGAAGGAGGAGCTGAGGTTGGAGGAGGCCAAGCTGGTGCTGCTGAAGAAACTACGCCAGAGCCAGACACAGAAGGATGCGTTGCAGAAGGTATGGACACATGCAGCCAAG CCCTCGGGATTGTCGGGTTCTGCGGCTCCTCCATCTCTGATCCGGGGATCCATCGCAGCTAGCAAAGGCTCCCAGCAG GTGGGGTCAGGTAGGAGTTCAGGCACAGTCATTCCACCTCCTCTGGTGAGGGGCGGGCAGCAGATCTCCTCCAAACATGGCTCCCACAACTCCCAGATCATCATGCCACCTCTGGTTAGAGGGGCACAG ATCCAGTCTCTccggcagcagcagcaacagcagctgtCAGGGTCTGGCTCAGGGAGCTCTGGCCCCCCTCCTCTGCTGCTGGCCCCCAGGGCCAACGTACCCGGCTCTCAGGCCCAGAGAGGCCTCATGCAGTCAGGCCTCATCAGGGTGGGCAACGTCAACAATGCCAGCCTGCTGGTTAACATCTCAcaa GCCTCTCCAACCAACATGAAGGGTTCTTCTATCTCTTCCCAGTCTGGAAACAACAGTGTGTCTGTGGTCAACGTGAACGACTCTCCTGCCGCCCGTCAGGCTGCGGCTAAGCTAGCCCTGCGTAAGCAGCTGGAAAAGACCCTTCTGGAGATTCCTCCTCCCAAGCCTCCCGCCCCAGAGCTCAACTTCCTGCCCTCGGCAGCCAACAACGAGTTCATCTACCTAGTGGGCCTGGAGGACGTGGTGCAGAACCTGCTGGACTCCATGATGAGAG CTAAAACAGGGTTGCCCCCGGTCAAGCCTGCCATCAAAGAGCCCTTCACCTGCATCCAGTGCAGCACCGACTTTACTTGCCGCTGGAGGCAGGACAAGGCCAAGGGCGGGACCATACTCTGTGCTGACTGCATGTCCTCCAATCAGAAGAAAGCCCTGAAGGCTGAGCACACCAATAGGCTGAAGGCTGCGTTCGTCAAGGCCCTGCAGCAGGAGCAGGAGATAGAGCAGCGTATCCTCCAGCAGGCCGCCTCCCCTGTCTctcacaccccctcctcctcttcctcctcctcctcctctccatcggTGAAGGTGGAGCATCTGATGTCCCAGCAGCTGAAGCAGGTTCAAGCCCAGGCTAGGGTCTCCTCTTTGcagcaccatcaccatcaccagcaGCAGAACAGAGGACAGAGCATTGCACGCCACCACTCCAACATCAAACAG AGCCCTCAGGGCCAGCTCTCCCGTAGCGGTATCCCATCGGTGGGGGTGAGGGGCGTGTCccactccttctcctcctcctcctctcagctgcAGAGCGCTGTGGCCGCTGCGGCCTTGGTCAGCCGGCCAGGTAAGCATGCCCATGTGCGCCCCGCTGCCCAGGGTTCAAAGGGCAGCTCCAGTGGGAACAGCAGCAGAGGTAGCGCCCAAGCCACTGCATGGAGGAAGCAGAACATCAACACAG gTGTGACCATGGCCTATGTGAACCCCAGTCTGTCAGTCCATAAGACCTCGTCCACAGTGGACGCCCGCCAGAGAGAGTACCTCCTGGACATGATTCCATCGCGCCCCATCTCCCAGACAGCTAACACATGGAAATAA
- the LOC139550307 gene encoding transcriptional repressor p66 alpha-like isoform X3, translated as MSEEAVRQTRSQKRALGREISPHDSEAPPTQSDSKKLKLDGAETGDPDQDHESPNKPQPEPQPETTKDDQDLVKPLVKPVVQPEKAMEPELPRLTLPLVLPSHPAQEQEQEQDRAPKQSEQSLENRTERNDRGDQVKVKSEMHLDGQNRTVLSEPKVASSMMTSTEVKATIKVEVQTGEQALDMSTSRGAIKREPRPPSPDDDDDDDDVIVLSDNDSCSPPMNGLNHFKELDTVLLMKSRPEERDRIIKQLKEELRLEEAKLVLLKKLRQSQTQKDALQKVWTHAAKPSGLSGSAAPPSLIRGSIAASKGSQQVGSGRSSGTVIPPPLVRGGQQISSKHGSHNSQIIMPPLVRGAQQIQSLRQQQQQQLSGSGSGSSGPPPLLLAPRANVPGSQAQRGLMQSGLIRVGNVNNASLLVNISQASPTNMKGSSISSQSGNNSVSVVNVNDSPAARQAAAKLALRKQLEKTLLEIPPPKPPAPELNFLPSAANNEFIYLVGLEDVVQNLLDSMMRAKTGLPPVKPAIKEPFTCIQCSTDFTCRWRQDKAKGGTILCADCMSSNQKKALKAEHTNRLKAAFVKALQQEQEIEQRILQQAASPVSHTPSSSSSSSSSPSVKVEHLMSQQLKQVQAQARVSSLQHHHHHQQQNRGQSIARHHSNIKQSPQGQLSRSGIPSVGVRGVSHSFSSSSSQLQSAVAAAALVSRPGKHAHVRPAAQGSKGSSSGNSSRGSAQATAWRKQNINTGVTMAYVNPSLSVHKTSSTVDARQREYLLDMIPSRPISQTANTWK; from the exons ATGTCTGAGGAGGCTGTTCGTCAGACACGCAGCCAGAAGAGGGCGCTGGGGAGGGAAATCTCACCCCATGATTCTGAAGCACCTCCCACTCAGTCTGACAGCAAAAAGCTCAAACTAGACGGGGCCGAGACTGGAGATCCGGACCAGGATCATGAGAGCCCAAATAAACCACAACCAGAACCACAACCCGAAACAACAAAGGATGACCAGGACCTGGTTAAACCTCTGGTCAAGCCTGTGGTCCAGCCTGAGAAGGCAATGGAACCAGAACTACCCCGATTAACATTACCGTTAGTGTTACCATCACACCCGGCGcaagagcaagagcaagagcaGGACCGGGCCCCGAAACAGTCAGAACAGAGCTTAGAGAACCGGACTGAGCGGAATGACCGCGGCGACCAGGTAAAGGTGAAGAGTGAGATGCATCTAGATGGGCAGAACCGGACTGTGCTGTCAGAACCAAAGGTGGCCAGCAGCATGATGACGTCAACGGAGGTGAAGGCTACCATTAAAGTGGAGGTCCAGACAGGAGAGCAGGCTCTGGACATGAGCACCTCTAGAGG CGCCATAAAGAGGGAGCCGCGTCCCCCGTccccagatgatgatgatgatgatgatgatgtcattGTCCTGTCAGATAACGACTCCTGCAGTCCGCCGATGAACGGTTTGAATCACTTCAAGGAGCTGGACACAGTCCTACTCATG AAGAGCAGGCCAGAGGAGAGGGATCGCATCATCAAACAGTTGAAGGAGGAGCTGAGGTTGGAGGAGGCCAAGCTGGTGCTGCTGAAGAAACTACGCCAGAGCCAGACACAGAAGGATGCGTTGCAGAAGGTATGGACACATGCAGCCAAG CCCTCGGGATTGTCGGGTTCTGCGGCTCCTCCATCTCTGATCCGGGGATCCATCGCAGCTAGCAAAGGCTCCCAGCAG GTGGGGTCAGGTAGGAGTTCAGGCACAGTCATTCCACCTCCTCTGGTGAGGGGCGGGCAGCAGATCTCCTCCAAACATGGCTCCCACAACTCCCAGATCATCATGCCACCTCTGGTTAGAGGGGCACAG CAGATCCAGTCTCTccggcagcagcagcaacagcagctgtCAGGGTCTGGCTCAGGGAGCTCTGGCCCCCCTCCTCTGCTGCTGGCCCCCAGGGCCAACGTACCCGGCTCTCAGGCCCAGAGAGGCCTCATGCAGTCAGGCCTCATCAGGGTGGGCAACGTCAACAATGCCAGCCTGCTGGTTAACATCTCAcaa GCCTCTCCAACCAACATGAAGGGTTCTTCTATCTCTTCCCAGTCTGGAAACAACAGTGTGTCTGTGGTCAACGTGAACGACTCTCCTGCCGCCCGTCAGGCTGCGGCTAAGCTAGCCCTGCGTAAGCAGCTGGAAAAGACCCTTCTGGAGATTCCTCCTCCCAAGCCTCCCGCCCCAGAGCTCAACTTCCTGCCCTCGGCAGCCAACAACGAGTTCATCTACCTAGTGGGCCTGGAGGACGTGGTGCAGAACCTGCTGGACTCCATGATGAGAG CTAAAACAGGGTTGCCCCCGGTCAAGCCTGCCATCAAAGAGCCCTTCACCTGCATCCAGTGCAGCACCGACTTTACTTGCCGCTGGAGGCAGGACAAGGCCAAGGGCGGGACCATACTCTGTGCTGACTGCATGTCCTCCAATCAGAAGAAAGCCCTGAAGGCTGAGCACACCAATAGGCTGAAGGCTGCGTTCGTCAAGGCCCTGCAGCAGGAGCAGGAGATAGAGCAGCGTATCCTCCAGCAGGCCGCCTCCCCTGTCTctcacaccccctcctcctcttcctcctcctcctcctctccatcggTGAAGGTGGAGCATCTGATGTCCCAGCAGCTGAAGCAGGTTCAAGCCCAGGCTAGGGTCTCCTCTTTGcagcaccatcaccatcaccagcaGCAGAACAGAGGACAGAGCATTGCACGCCACCACTCCAACATCAAACAG AGCCCTCAGGGCCAGCTCTCCCGTAGCGGTATCCCATCGGTGGGGGTGAGGGGCGTGTCccactccttctcctcctcctcctctcagctgcAGAGCGCTGTGGCCGCTGCGGCCTTGGTCAGCCGGCCAGGTAAGCATGCCCATGTGCGCCCCGCTGCCCAGGGTTCAAAGGGCAGCTCCAGTGGGAACAGCAGCAGAGGTAGCGCCCAAGCCACTGCATGGAGGAAGCAGAACATCAACACAG gTGTGACCATGGCCTATGTGAACCCCAGTCTGTCAGTCCATAAGACCTCGTCCACAGTGGACGCCCGCCAGAGAGAGTACCTCCTGGACATGATTCCATCGCGCCCCATCTCCCAGACAGCTAACACATGGAAATAA